CGAGATGAAGCCGTCACCCTCGCGCAGGGCGTCGATGGCATTGCGCACGTCCGCGAACTGCGCGGTGATCTTGTCCATCAGCGCGGGGTTCTTGGCCGAGATGATCGGCTGCATCTCCGCGATCAGCGTCTCCGCGCCGTCGACGTTGGCCGCGAAGTCCCACAGGTCGGTGTGGCTGTAGCGATCCTCCTCGCCGCCGACCTTGGTCGCGGCGATCTCGTCGATCAGCGCCTGCGGGCCCTGGACGAACATGCGGGTGTCGAACTCGAAGTCCGGCTTGGTGACCTCGGCCTGCAGGGACTTGACGTCCTTGAGGAGCTGGTTGGCCGCCGCGGTGATGTTCTCCTTGGTGTCGTTCTTCTTGGCATCGTCGGCGTCGGCCGGTGCGATCTGGCCCGGCGCGTCACCGATCTCGTCGGCCTTCGGCGGCCACAGGTAGCGCTCGAGGCGGTGGAAGCCGGTGAACGGCTGCTTGCCGTCCTCGGTGTCGTCCCACCGCATGTCGATCGCCGGATCGAGGTTCTGGAAGCTCTCGGCGACGGGCTCGACGCGCTCGTAGAAGGTGCGGGTGCGGCCGAACTCGGCGCGCGCGGCGTCGAGGTCGCCCGAATTGACGTGATTGACGAGGACCTCGGTCTGGGCCACGAGCGCGTCGACCTGGCCGCGGACGTAGTCGAGGTAGCGGGCCTTGGCCTGCGTGACGTCGGCCGGTGCCTGCGACTTGTCCTTCTTCTCGCCGGTCACGTTGATCTTCTGCCGGATGCCGGTGCCGACCATGCCCGGCTTGCAGGCCACATCGTAGGTGCCCGGCTCGGTGATGTCGACGGTC
The nucleotide sequence above comes from Gordonia sp. PP30. Encoded proteins:
- the efeO gene encoding iron uptake system protein EfeO, with the translated sequence MAPLSKSLRIPALVGLAVATPLVLTACESKSGGDAIAVTSTDDKCELATTDAKTGEVSFAITNNGKKITEFYVFGKNNRVLGEVENIGPGLKGKLTVDITEPGTYDVACKPGMVGTGIRQKINVTGEKKDKSQAPADVTQAKARYLDYVRGQVDALVAQTEVLVNHVNSGDLDAARAEFGRTRTFYERVEPVAESFQNLDPAIDMRWDDTEDGKQPFTGFHRLERYLWPPKADEIGDAPGQIAPADADDAKKNDTKENITAAANQLLKDVKSLQAEVTKPDFEFDTRMFVQGPQALIDEIAATKVGGEEDRYSHTDLWDFAANVDGAETLIAEMQPIISAKNPALMDKITAQFADVRNAIDALREGDGFISYDKVPEATRKELSDKIDALSATLSQVPGVVMPK